Sequence from the Deltaproteobacteria bacterium genome:
GTTGTCAGAATCCTGCCGGTGGGATGAAGACAGCGAACATTTAAACACAGGATAAACATGTAGTGCCAGAGGTGAAAATGGTTGTGGACGCGGGTTCAACTCCCGCCGCCTCCATTCTTTTTGTATCTAAAACCTTTTGTTTTCTAAGACCTTAACAGTCATAGCCCGTTTTGATCTACCTGAATGTGATCTTTTTTGTGATCACCCTGCTGATCAAGAACTGCAACAACGCTTTTAAGGTTATCAGGGCTTAAGTGGCTGTACCTCATCGCCATGCTGGGTGTCGAATGTCCCAAGAGCATTTGAACCTGATATAAGCTTATGCCGGACTGAACTAATTTTGAAGCGACTGTGTGCCTTAGAGTGTGAAATGTACAGTCCTCAACATTTGCCCTTCTGCACGCTCTGTCAAAGGCGTGCCGTAGTGTACTTGCACTTAGCCTTTCACCATTACCGTTGTGGAACACAAAATCGCAATTGATGTGTCTGACCTTGTTCAATCCTAAAAGCAATTCTCTGACAGCATTATTCATAGGTAGCCCAAGCATCCTTTTGGTTTTGGTGACCTGAAGCGTGATGACATCCCTTTTAAGGTCTATGTCTTGCCATCGCAAACCCAAGACATCGCTTTCTCTTAAACCGGTGCTCAATGTTAGCTTGATGATGGGTTTCAACCAGACGTCTGATGCTTCATATAGCCTTTTGATTTCATCATCGGTAAACCATCGGGTTCTTGCTGG
This genomic interval carries:
- a CDS encoding site-specific integrase, producing the protein MTLIRRGLRWMVQLRHDGRLIRVATKTQNKKLAGEIEAKIITELVEGTYFDKGQDGKKLFQEMAEKFMQEFTSAKTQSSIRRDKQLLGHLLPAFGNLLIKDVTPARITAYKLERRHQGAAPKTINLELGLGKHIFNIGIKQLEWTRDNPFVRVPMEKLPPARTRWFTDDEIKRLYEASDVWLKPIIKLTLSTGLRESDVLGLRWQDIDLKRDVITLQVTKTKRMLGLPMNNAVRELLLGLNKVRHINCDFVFHNGNGERLSASTLRHAFDRACRRANVEDCTFHTLRHTVASKLVQSGISLYQVQMLLGHSTPSMAMRYSHLSPDNLKSVVAVLDQQGDHKKDHIQVDQNGL